Below is a genomic region from Catenuloplanes atrovinosus.
GATACGTCCGCGGCGTCCTCGACCGCGGCGAGCGCCTGATGGGCTTCGGCCACCGCGTCTACCGCGCCGAGGACCCGCGCGCCCGCGTCCTCCGCCGCACCGCCAAGGAACTGGGCGCCCCCCGCTACGAGATCGCCGAGGCCCTGGAGAAGGCCGCCCTGGAGGAACTCGCGAACCGCCGCCCCGACCGGGTCCTCCCGACCAACGTCGAGTTCTGGGCCGCCGTCGTGCTCGACTTCGCCGAGGTCCCCGCCCACATGTTCACGTCCGTCTTCACCTGCGCCCGGGTCGCCGGCTGGAGCGCCCACATCCTCGAACAGAAGAAGCTCGGCCGCCTCGTCCGCCCCTCCGCCCGCTACACCGGCCCCGAGCCCCGCAAGCCCTCCGCCGTCCCCGGCTGGGACTCCCTCTAACCCATTTTCCCGCTTCCGGCGCGGTCGCTCCCCGCATGCTCCCGCGGGCACCGGTCGTCGCTGGCGCTCCTCCCTGCCAGTCCCGCACCCACCCGGCCGACCGCCCCGGCCGTCCTCGGCCCACCCCGCGCCCCCGCCGCCTGCGCCGCTCGCGGCGCGCCGTCCCGTTCCCGGCCGGCACGCCAGGTGCCCGGCGCGGCTCGTTGCCGTGGGTGGCGTGCTGCGGGCCGCGTTTCGTTTCCTGGCTGGGACGCCGCCGTGTCCGGCGTGGTTCGTGCTGCGGACGCTGTGCTGCGGGCCGTGTCTCGTCCGCGGGCTGGGGCGCCGCCGTCTCCGGCGTGGTTCGTGCCGCGCTGTGCTGCGGGCCGTGTCTCGTCCGCGGGCTGGGGCGCCGCCGTCTCCGGCGTGGCCTGTGCCGGGGGCACGTGCGCCGCTTCCGTTCGGGCCCGGAGGCCAGCACGTCAGGCACGGCGGGTGGTGGGGGCGGCCGTCGTCGTTGCCGATGTGGAGTTGATGCGCGCCGGGTGACGCGGGCAGCGGCGGTGATCGCGTGCTCTGTCCCGGCCACCCACTCCACCGGCTCCGACGCCGCGAGCGGAGCGGAGCGCCAGCGGAGTCGGAGCCCGCGGCGAGGTTTGCCCGCGGGAGCATGCGCGGCTGGTCCACGCCGGAAGCGGGAAAATCCGGGTCTGAGTTGTTCTTCACGCGACGTGGCCGGCCGGGATGGGTGTAGCCGTGCATCAGTGCGGTCGGCGCCGGCGGCGGAGGGCGGCGGTGATGGCGCGGATGGTGTCGGCGGGGGTGCGGAGGACGTCGTCGGCGGTGAAGCGGAGGACGAGCCAGCCGGCCTCCTCGAGGCGTCGCTGACGGGCGATGTCGTGGCGGAATACGGACCGTTGGCGGTGGTGGTCGCCCTCGTATTCGATCGCGATACGCAGGGTGGGGTAGGCGAGGTCGACACGGAGCGGCGCTGCTCCGCGGGATATCAAGATCTTGTGTTGGGCGACCGGGCGGGGGAGGCCCGCGTCCGTGATCAACAGACGCAACAGGGTTTCCATGGGGGACTCGGTGAGCGGCTCGGCCTCGGCCAGGCGGGTGGTGAAGAGTGCGACGCCGCGCCAGCCGTGGCGTGCCGTGGCGAGGGCGGTGAGCTGCTCGATGGTGACGAGCCTCCGGTGCAGCAGAGCGTCCAGCGCCATGATCGCCCGGCGGCGGTCGGGGAGGCGGCCGGCGTCGAACGCGGTCCGCCCAGGGCTGGTCACCGGGAGTCCGCTGATCGAATCGAGGTCTTCGGGAAGCAGTTTTCCGCGGGAGACCTTCAATCCTCTCTGGACCCTCAGGCTGCATGACGGCGGAATGGTGACGGTGACGGCCGATCCGCGGGGTGGTGATCCGGCGCCCCAGAGGAATACCGCGCTCGGTCCGCTGATCACGCCGCCGGCGGGAAGCGTGAGGGCGGCCGCGGCACACCACATCCGGTGATCGTCAGGGGTGTATTCGGAGGCTCGGACGTAGATGTCGTGAAACAGCCGATGCCACCGGGGTGACTGGAGCTGGCGGCGCGTGACCAGGTCGGCCGCGGTCGCGTGGCTGCCGCGGAAGGGGGCGAGTCCGAGCCGGTGCGGCGCTGATGACGTTCGAGTCACGGGCTCATTCTGGTGCGGCCCTCCGACAATTCGATATTGCATTATCGATCGACTGGTGAGAGATACGTAGAGCACGTTATGAGGGCCTCGTAACGTGCTCTACGTATCTGTAATCGGTTCAACTGGCGGGCCGGGCGGAGATGGGCCGGGACGCGCTGGGGCCGGCCCGGCCGGAGTCGGGAGTGGCCTGCCGGGCGGGCGCGGGCGGCGGGGTCAGGGGGTGATGGTGACGAGGGCCGGGAAGGGGGTGCCGGAGCGGAGCGACGTGATGAGGGTGGAGAGGGCGGGTGGGCCGCCGGAGGTGGCGAGCCAGTGGCTGACCAGGCAGGCGGCCTCGGCGTAAGAGTCGTCGTGAGCGGCGGAGCGCAGGTTCCAGGGGCGGGTGGTGAGGGGGAGGGCGTCGGTGAGTGGCATCAGGCAGCGGGCGGACGGGGCGGGGGACGCGGCGGGGGCCAGGTAGCGGGGGTCGTCGGAGATGACGACGGCGAGGCCCTCGTCGAACCACTGGGGTACCGAGGCGGACCCGAGGCGGGTGTGCAGTTCGACGTGGGCGAGTTCGTGGGTGGCGATGACCGGGTTGATGCCGGCGGGGGAGAGCATCAGGCCGCGGTTGAGGATGGCGATGCCCTTGCT
It encodes:
- a CDS encoding DUF559 domain-containing protein, with translation MTRTSSAPHRLGLAPFRGSHATAADLVTRRQLQSPRWHRLFHDIYVRASEYTPDDHRMWCAAAALTLPAGGVISGPSAVFLWGAGSPPRGSAVTVTIPPSCSLRVQRGLKVSRGKLLPEDLDSISGLPVTSPGRTAFDAGRLPDRRRAIMALDALLHRRLVTIEQLTALATARHGWRGVALFTTRLAEAEPLTESPMETLLRLLITDAGLPRPVAQHKILISRGAAPLRVDLAYPTLRIAIEYEGDHHRQRSVFRHDIARQRRLEEAGWLVLRFTADDVLRTPADTIRAITAALRRRRRPH